One Urocitellus parryii isolate mUroPar1 chromosome 8, mUroPar1.hap1, whole genome shotgun sequence DNA window includes the following coding sequences:
- the Dhx16 gene encoding pre-mRNA-splicing factor ATP-dependent RNA helicase DHX16 → MATPAGLERWVQEELHSVLGLSERHVAQFLIGTAQRCASAEDFVQRLRDTDTLDLSGPARDFALKLWNKVPRKVVVEKPARAAEREARALLEKNRSYKLLEDSEESSEETVGRTGSSLHKKRKKRKHLRKKHQEEEEEEEEEIPETGKNKTGASKQQTEKPESEDEWERTERERLQDLEERDAFAERVRQRDKDRTRNVLERSDKKAYEEAQKRLKMAEEDRKAMVPELRKKSRREYLAKREREKLEDLEAELADEEFLFGDVELSRHERRELKYKRRVRDLAREYRAAGEQEKLEATNRYHMPKETRGQPARAVDLVEEESGAPGEEQRRWEEARLGAASLKFGARDAASQEPKYQLVLEEEETIEFVRATQLQGDEEPSAPPSSAQAQQKESIQAVRRSLPVFPFREELLAAIANHQVLIIEGETGSGKTTQIPQYLFEEGYTKKGMKIACTQPRRVAAMSVAARVAREMGVKLGNEVGYSIRFEDCTSERTVLRYMTDGMLLREFLSEPDLASYSVVMVDEAHERTLHTDILFGLIKDVARFRPELKVLVASATLDTARFSTFFDDAPVFRIPGRRFPVDIFYTKAPEADYLEACVVSVLQIHVTQPPGDILVFLTGQEEIEAACEMLQDRCRRLGSKIRELLVLPIYANLPSDMQARIFQPTPPGARKVVVATNIAETSLTIEGIIYVLDPGFCKQKSYNPRTGMESLTVTPCSKASANQRAGRAGRVAAGKCFRLYTAWAYQHELEETTVPEIQRTSLGNVVLLLKSLGIHDLMHFDFLDPPPYETLLLALEQLYALGALNHLGELTTSGRKMAELPVDPMLSKMILASEKYSCSEEILTVAAMLSVNNSIFYRPKDKVVHADNARVNFFLPGGDHLVLLNVYTQWAESGYSSQWCYENFVQFRSMRRARDVREQLEGLLERVEVGLSSCQGDYIRVRKAITAGYFYHTARLTRSGYRTVKQQQTVFIHPNSSLFEQQPRWLLYHELVLTTKEFMRQVLEIESSWLLEVAPHYYKAKELEDPHAKKMPKKIGKTREELG, encoded by the exons ATGGCGACGCCTGCAGGGCTGGAGCGCTGGGTTCAGGAGGAGCTGCACTCGGTGCTGGGGCTCAGCGAGCGGCACGTCGCGCAATTCCTGATTGGTACAGCGCAGCGCTGTGCCTCCGCCGAGGATTTTGTGCAGCGCCTACGAGACACCGATACCCTGGACCTCAGCGGGCCGGCCCGGGATTTCGCCCTGAAACTCTGGAACAAG GTTCCAAGGAAGGTGGTGGTAGAAAAGCCAGCTCGGGCAGCGGAGCGAGAGGCCCGAGCCCTACTGGAGAAGAACCGATCATACAAGTTGCTGGAAGACAGTGAGGAAAGTAGTGAGGAAACTGTGGGTAGAACTGGGAGCAGCCTACATAAGAAGCGTAAGAAACGGAAACACCTTAGGAAGAAacaccaggaggaggaggaagaagaggaagaagagattcCTGAGACAGGGAAGAACAAGACAGG GGCAAGCAAACAGCAGACTGAGAAGCCAGAGTCAGAGGATGAGTGGGAACGGACAGAACGGGAGCGCCTTCAGGATCTGGAAGAACGTGATGCTTTTGCTGAGCGGGTCCGGCAGCGAGACAAGGATCGGACTCGCAATGTCCTGGAGAGGTCAGACAAGAAG GCTTATGAAGAGGCTCAGAAGCGCCTCAAGATGGCCGAGGAAGACCGGAAAGCCATG GTCCCTGAACTACGAAAAAAATCCCGCCGAGAATACTTGGCAAAGCGGGAGCGAGAGAAGTTGGAGGATCTGGAGGCAGAGCTGGCTGATGAGGAGTTCCTCTTTGGGGATGTGGAGCTCAGCCGACATGAGCGCAGGGAGCTCAAATACAAACGGCGAGTGCGGGATCTAGCCCGGGAGTACCGGGCAGCTGGTGAGCAGGAGAAGCTGGAGGCCACCAACCGCTACCATATGCCCAAGGAGACCCGAGGACAG CCAGCTCGTGCTGTGGACCTAGTGGAGGAAGAATCAGGTGCTCCTGGGGAGGAGCAGCGGCGATGGGAGGAGGCCCGTCTAGGGGCAGCATCTTTGAAGTTTGGAGCCCGAGATGCTGCCTCCCAGGAACCCAAATATCAACTggtgctggaggaggaggagaccattGAGTTTGTCCGTGCCACTCAGCTTCAGGGTGATGAG GAGCCGTCAGCTCCACCCTCTTCAGCCCAGGCTCAGCAGAAGGAGTCTATCCAGGCTGTCCGCCGAAGCCTCCCTGTGTTCCCGTTTCGAGAGGAACTCCTGGCTGCCATTGCAAATCATCAAGTCCTCATCATTGAAGGCGAGACAGGCTCTGGGAAGACCACCCAAATCCCACAGTACCTTTTTGAAGAG GGTTACACAAAGAAGGGTATGAAAATTGCCTGCACTCAGCCCCGGAGAGTTGCAGCCATGAGTGTAGCTGCCCGAGTGGCTCGGGAGATGGGTGTGAAGCTTGGGAATGAG GTTGGCTACAGCATCCGATTTGAGGATTGCACATCAGAGCGAACAGTTCTCCGCTACATGACAGATGGGATGCTTCTCCGGGAGTTCCTTTCTGAGCCTGACCTGGCAAGTTACAG TGTGGTCATGGTTGATGAAGCTCATGAGCGGACCCTACACACAGACATTCTCTTTGGGTTAATCAAGGATGTTGCTCGCTTCCGACCTGAGCTCAAGGTCTTGGTAGCCTCTGCCACACTGGATACTGCCcgtttttccacattctttgaTGATGCCCCCGTCTTCCGGATTCCTGGACGCAGATTTCCAGTTGACATCTTCTATACCAAG GCTCCAGAGGCTGACTACCTAGAAGCCTGTGTTGTATCTGTACTTCAGATCCATGTGACCCAGCCACCTGGGGATATCCTGGTCTTCCTGACAGGACAG GAGGAGATTGAGGCTGCCTGTGAGATGCTCCAGGATCGTTGCCGCCGCTTGGGCTCAAAAATTCGGGAGCTCCTGGTGCTGCCCATTTATGCCAACCTGCCCTCTGACATGCAGGCTCGAATTTTTCAACCCACACCACCTGGGGCACGAAAG GTGGTTGTGGCAACAAACATTGCTGAGACTTCACTCACCATTGAGGGCATCATTTATGTGCTGGATCCAGGGTTCTGTAAGCAGAAGAGCTACAATCCCCGCACAGGCATGGAGTCGCTCACTGTCACACCCTGCAGCAAG GCCTCAGCCAATCAGCGGGCTGGCCGGGCAGGTAGGGTTGCTGCAGGGAAGTGCTTCCGCCTATATACAGCCTGGGCCTATCAGCATGAGCTGGAGGAGACCACAGTGCCTGAGATCCAGAGGACTAGCCTGGGCAATGTTGTACTGCTGCTCAAGAGCTTAG GGATCCATGACCTAATGCACTTTGATTTCCTGGACCCTCCACCATATGAGACCCTACTGCTAGCTTTGGAGCAGCTGTACGCTCTGGGAGCCCTCAATCACCTGGGGGAGCTCACCACG TCTGGACGAAAGATGGCAGAGCTGCCAGTGGACCCCATGTTATCAAAAATGATCTTGGCTTCTGAGAA GTACAGCTGTTCAGAGGAGATCCTGACAGTGGCTGCCATGCTCTCTGTCAACAACTCCATCTTCTACAGACCCAAAGATAAGGTTGTCCATGCTGACAATGCCCGAGTCAACTTCTTCCTCCCTGGTGGGGACCACCTGGTTCTGCTAAACGTGTATACACAG TGGGCTGAGAGTGGCTACTCTTCCCAGTGGTGTTATGAGAACTTTGTACAGTTCAGATCTATGCGCCGAGCCCGGGATGTGCGGGAACAGCTAGAGGGGCTCTTGGAGCGAGTAGAAGTCGGTCTGAGTTCCTGCCAAGGGGACTATATCCGTGTACGCAAG GCTATCACTGCTGGCTACTTTTACCACACAGCACGGCTGACACGTAGTGGCTATCGCACTGTGAAACAGCAGCAGACAGTGTTCATTCATCCCAACTCTTCCCTCTTCGAGCAACAGCCACGCTGGCTGCTCTACCATGAACTTGTCTTGACCACCAAGGAGTTCATGAGACAG GTATTGGAGATTGAGAGCAGCTGGCTTCTGGAAGTGGCTCCCCATTATTATAAGGCCAAAGAGCTAGAAGATCCTCATGCTAAGAAAATGCCCAAAAAAATAGGCAAGACACGAGAAGAACTAGGGTAG
- the C8H6orf136 gene encoding uncharacterized protein C6orf136 homolog isoform X1, which produces MYHPSRGAAQRLGPCLRAYQARPQDQISSRTLPFPPLWPHSTTTTSPSSPLLWSPRLPHPPSQPVPRPCLLPLPQIQALNSPWVVLPPGKGEEGPGPELHSRCLDGLRSLFEGPPCPYPGALTPFQAPGTAHPSPTTPSGDPSMEEHLAVMYERLRQELPNLFLHSHDYTLYSSDVEFINEILSIRTKGRTWYILSLTLCRFLAWNYFAQLRLEVLQLTRHPENWTLQARWRLIGLPIYMLFLRFYKRDKEELYRTYDAYSTFYLNSSGLICRHRLDKLMPSHSPSTPVKKLLMGALVALGLSEPEPNVHVCSKA; this is translated from the exons ATGTACCACCCCAGCCGGGGGGCAGCCCAGCGTCTCGGCCCCTGCCTTCGCGCCTACCAGGCTCGACCCCAG GACCAGATTTCTTCTCGGACTCTACCATTCCCACCCCTTTGGCCCCACTCCACAACCACCACTTCCCCATCTTCTCCTCTTCTGTGGTCCCCTCGACTCCCACATCCTCCCTCCCAGCCTGTCCCCAGGCCTTGTCTACTACCTCTCCCTCAGATCCAGGCCCTCAACTCACCGTGGGTAGTTCTCCCTCCAGGAAAGGGGGAGGAGGGACCAGGACCAGAGTTGCACAGCCGCTGCTTAGATGGACTTCGGAGCCTTTTTGAGGGACCTCCCTGCCCATATCCTGGGGCTTTGACACCTTTCCAAGCCCCTGGAACTGCCCATCCTTCCCCTACCACCCCATCAGGAGATCCTAGTATGGAGGAACACCTGGCTGTCATGTAtgagagactgagacaagag CTTCCCAACCTCTTCCTTCACTCCCATGACTATACTCTCTATTCATCTGATGTGGAATTTATCAATGAGATTCTGAGCATACGTACCAA GGGCCGGACATGGTACATTCTGTCACTGACCCTCTGCCGCTTCTTGGCCTGGAACTATTTTGCACAACTTCGGTTGGAGGTTCTACAGCTGACCCGCCACCCTGAGAATTGGACCCTACAAGCCCGCTGGCGGCTCATAGGACTTCCCATTTACATGCTCTTTTTGCGTTTCTACAAGCGTGACAAAGAGGAACTTTACCG GACCTACGATGCCTATTCCACCTTCTACCTGAATTCCAGCGGTCTCATTTGTCGACATCGTCTAGACAAG CTGATGCCTTCACACTCACCCTCAACGCCTGTAAAGAAGCTGCTAATGGGAGCCTTGGTGGCCCTGGGGCTGTCAGAACCAGAACCCAACGTACACGTGTGTTCCAAGGCCTGA
- the C8H6orf136 gene encoding uncharacterized protein C6orf136 homolog isoform X2 yields MGGQHGHAPSRDAPLGHCLGTEDQISSRTLPFPPLWPHSTTTTSPSSPLLWSPRLPHPPSQPVPRPCLLPLPQIQALNSPWVVLPPGKGEEGPGPELHSRCLDGLRSLFEGPPCPYPGALTPFQAPGTAHPSPTTPSGDPSMEEHLAVMYERLRQELPNLFLHSHDYTLYSSDVEFINEILSIRTKGRTWYILSLTLCRFLAWNYFAQLRLEVLQLTRHPENWTLQARWRLIGLPIYMLFLRFYKRDKEELYRTYDAYSTFYLNSSGLICRHRLDKLMPSHSPSTPVKKLLMGALVALGLSEPEPNVHVCSKA; encoded by the exons ATGGGCGGGCAACATGGCCACGCCCCCAGCAGAGACGCGCCTCTGGGTCACTGTCTGGGGACTGAG GACCAGATTTCTTCTCGGACTCTACCATTCCCACCCCTTTGGCCCCACTCCACAACCACCACTTCCCCATCTTCTCCTCTTCTGTGGTCCCCTCGACTCCCACATCCTCCCTCCCAGCCTGTCCCCAGGCCTTGTCTACTACCTCTCCCTCAGATCCAGGCCCTCAACTCACCGTGGGTAGTTCTCCCTCCAGGAAAGGGGGAGGAGGGACCAGGACCAGAGTTGCACAGCCGCTGCTTAGATGGACTTCGGAGCCTTTTTGAGGGACCTCCCTGCCCATATCCTGGGGCTTTGACACCTTTCCAAGCCCCTGGAACTGCCCATCCTTCCCCTACCACCCCATCAGGAGATCCTAGTATGGAGGAACACCTGGCTGTCATGTAtgagagactgagacaagag CTTCCCAACCTCTTCCTTCACTCCCATGACTATACTCTCTATTCATCTGATGTGGAATTTATCAATGAGATTCTGAGCATACGTACCAA GGGCCGGACATGGTACATTCTGTCACTGACCCTCTGCCGCTTCTTGGCCTGGAACTATTTTGCACAACTTCGGTTGGAGGTTCTACAGCTGACCCGCCACCCTGAGAATTGGACCCTACAAGCCCGCTGGCGGCTCATAGGACTTCCCATTTACATGCTCTTTTTGCGTTTCTACAAGCGTGACAAAGAGGAACTTTACCG GACCTACGATGCCTATTCCACCTTCTACCTGAATTCCAGCGGTCTCATTTGTCGACATCGTCTAGACAAG CTGATGCCTTCACACTCACCCTCAACGCCTGTAAAGAAGCTGCTAATGGGAGCCTTGGTGGCCCTGGGGCTGTCAGAACCAGAACCCAACGTACACGTGTGTTCCAAGGCCTGA